The Psychrobacter sp. P11G3 genomic interval CGATGCCTTTTTTCTTGAATAGCTCAAGTTGCGGGCTATTTTTCGCAGCGGCTAGGTTATCAGCTGTGAGGTAATAGATGGCTTTTTGACCCTCTTTCATACGACCTTTATAATCTTCAAAGCTTGTCACCAGACCGTCTTGCGTGCTGGTAGCATAACGCAATAGCTTAGCAATACGTTCTTGATTGCCTGCGTCTTCGCCTAGACCTTCTTTGATGACATCACCAAACTCTGCATAGAACTGGGCAAATTTCTCTTGCTTGTCACTGTCTTCGCTATTCGCAAGGCTTGCGAGTAAGGTTAAGATACGGCGAGCGTTACCATCACGAATAGATTTTACATCACGTGATTCTTGTAGTAGCTCACGGCTCACGTTCAATGGCAAGTCTGCTGAATCGATCACACCTTTCACGAAACGCAAATACATCGGTAGCAATTGCTCAGCTTCGTCCATGATAAAGACGCGCTTCACATAAAGCTTTAGACCATGCTGCTGCTCACGAGTGTATAGATCGACTGGCGCTTTTTTAGGGATATATAGTAGCTGCGTATACTGTACGCGACCCTCTACACGGTTATGCGTCCAAGTAAGCGGCGCATCCATGTCATAAGAAATATTCTTATAAAAATCAACATACTCATCATCTTCAATTTCAGAGCTTGAGCGCGTCCACAGTGCACTGGCTTTATTGATTGTTTCCCACTCATCAGTGAGTACCATCTCGCCACCAGCAGGCGTGTCGTCGTTTTCGTCTTCTTTTACATCTTCTTGCCAGATCTCTTTACGCATCTGAATCGGCAAACTGATATGGTCAGAGTATTTATTAACCAAGCGCTTGATTTTGCTGCGATCTAAGTAGTTATCTTCGCCCTCGCTATATTCTTCTTTTAGATGCAGAGTAATCGCCGTACCGCGCGTGTCTTTGGTAATAGGCTCAACAGTAAAGCTACCAGTACCATCTGATACCCAGCGCACGCCTTTATCCGCAGGCTCACCCGCTTTGCGTGATTCAACACTGATGGTATCAGCCACGATAAAACCTGAGTAAAAACCAACACCGAACTGACCAATCAATTGTCCGTCTTGTTTCTGTGATTCAGACAATTTGTCCAAAAATGCTTTGGTGCCTGATTTAGCAATCGTGCCTAAGTTTTCGATTGCATCGGCTTCGTTCATACCAATACCATTGTCGGTAAAGGTAATGGTTTTGGCGGCTTCGTCAACAGCGATGCGGATTTTTAATTCGCCATCATCTTCATAAAGGCTATCATCATTTGTGCCTTCAAAGCGCAACTTATCACAAGCATCCGACGCATTAGATACCAACTCCCGGACAAAAATATCAGCGTTAGAATATAGTGAATGCGTTACCAAATGCAGTAACTGCGCCACTTCCGCTTCAAACGTATGTTTTTTTAATTCTGGATTCAGACCTTCAGCTTGAGTTGCTTCACTCATAAAAACTCCTTTAAATTCTATGAAAGACCTATTATCAGATAACGATACACTCACTAAAGCCGTTCTCATAATGTTAGAGAACTTGCCGTATGTAATACCGTTAAACTGTCTATACTAATAGGGGCATTGAGAAAAAATTCAAGCTCAAAAGCTTTATTCCATAAAAAACACCGCGCTTGTTTACCAAGGCGGTGTTCTGGTATCAGTCATCTGCTTACTCGGTTATTTACTTGCTTCGTCATTTAATTGCTCGGTCGTTTTCTGACATAGCAATCAAAGCGCAAACGATAGCAACTATTCTGAATATGCTTCTATCAATATATCCCAGAGAGTCGTCAGCTTTTTTGAAAATTGAGTATGGGTTTTCATAGTAACCTCTATGTCGATTAACATCGGCCTGTTAGTAATATTATCTTTTTAGTAATATTGTCTTGTTAGCTACTATTAAAACCATTTCTCTATTATTTGTATAATTAATTGATTGCAACACATCGTTTTATTTTACAAAACTATGGCCTGACTGACTCTTAGTTTTTTAACGTGGCATCGGACGAATAGTAAGGATTTGCTCACTACGACCAAAAGGGCCGTATACATCGTGCAATACCGCACTGGTCAATCCGATACCATCATCGCCATATTGTTGTACAGCCTCGATACCCAGCCAGCGACCTTTTGGCGAGCGATGCATATGGATTTGCAAATCAGTATTGGGAAACATCCACTCTAACTTAGATAAACCAAGACCTAATCTTGGTACAACACCATTGGCAGTATCGACCATACCTAATAGATGCACCAAATCATCAGTCGGCTCGCCTTCAATCATGTCGAGATCATTGGTAATCCATACCATACCGCGACCAGCACGACGGTCTTCTGTCGCTACTAGACTTACGCTTTCAATAAAACCGCCCGGCCAGCCTTTCATACCTTCCCAAACTGGTAGTTCTTCAGGTTTATATTCTGCTGGTTGATCTTCAAGTCCGGCAATCTCGCTGGTATCTTGAGTAATCAGTCGCCATACTCTTGCAATGATAGCATCGCGCCCACGGCTACTCATGACCGCTTCGACCAGCTCAATAGTCTTGCCTGGTCGGATACAGCGAGTAGTGATAGTAAAATCGTCAAGCGGTATTAGCCCCAAGATATCGAGGCTCACACGTGCGATACGAGTATTAGGTTGCGGCGCGAAGCTGTTAATCTCGGCTGTTAATAGGCCTGTTGCTGGCGCCATGTGCTGCTCATGCTCATTCCAAGCACCTTGTGCATGCTTGGTTGGCTGATAATGCGCCACACTAACACCGTCTTCTTGTAATTCTCGTTTAATAAATTTGTAATAAGCAGTCATAGCTATCCTATATTTGGCACTTTCATCTGTATTTTTTATTTAGGCTTGTACTTTCTATTTATGGATAAGCTCTTGTTTTCTTAGCGTGAGAATACGGCGAGCCTTTTGTATGAAAAATAGCAAACAGATCATAACTACTGCGAGCATCGCGTAGAAAAAGCTTTTTTCTGCCATAAACTTCATGATATTCATAAACAATACGAAAACCACTGCTGCCATCACTAGCATATTGAGTTTTAGTTGCTTGTTGACTTCAGCGAGCGTGGCCTCTGCCAATACAAATCTGGCTTTTGGTTCTTTCATGCGACCTTATCCATATCAATGATTGTTCATACAAATATAAATACAAACACGAATATTAGTTACTTACCAACCTGAGTGACAGGAATCCGCAATGCTTTTGGCAGACTAAACGTCACATTTTCTTCAATACCAGATAGCTCACTAGGCAGATCACCACCCCAGTCTTGCAGCTGTTGCAATACTTCTTGGATCAACACTTCGGGCGCGGATGCACCAGCGGTCACGCCTATACTCTGCACACCATCTAACCAACGCTTGTCCATCTCACTGGCATTATCGATTAAATACGCACGGCAATTCATACGCTCAGCCAGCTCACGCAAGCGATTGGAGTTTGATGAGTTTGGCGAACCAACTACCAAGACTACTTCACAGCGACTGGCCAAATCTTTTACCGCATCTTGGCGGTTTTGAGTAGCATAGCAAATGTCATCTTTGCGAGGGCCTTGGATACTAGGAAATTTTTCACGCAGCGCATCGATGACGCGCGCAGTATCATCCATCGACAAGGTTGTCTGAGTCACAAATGCCAAGCGTTCAGCATCTTGTACAGTCAATGCGGCCACATCACCTTCATCTTCGACCAGATGAATCTGCCCACCATGGCGACGATTAAAGCGCCCCATAGTACCCTCGACTTCTGGGTGTCCTGCATGTCCAATTAACACTGCATCCATCCCATCTTGTGCAAACTTTGCTACTTCGATGTGTACTTTAGTTACTAACGGGCATGTTGCATCAAACACCGTCAAATCTCGGCGCTCAGCTTCATCTTCAACTGCTTTGGAGACCCCATGAGCGGAAAAAATAACGATAGAGCCGTCTGGCACTTCGTGAAGCTCTTCAACAAATACCGCACCACGATTGGCCAAGTCTGACACCACAAACTTATTATGCACAACTTCATGACGGACATAAATGGGCGGCTCGAAACGCGTCAATGCTTCATTAACAATCGCAATTGCACGGTCCACACCAGCACAAAATCCACGGGGATTGGCAAGATAAATTTGCATAAAAAGGCCTATCATTGGATAATTTATAGTTAAAACGTATTTTTGAATTTTTTATTCAAAAGTTAGGGCAAAATCAATGCTCTACTTTAGCATAATTTGCTTTTATCGCTCTCTAAAATTGCTGTCTACTCATAGCAATATTTTGTAGGCAAACCTCAGCATGCTTATGACATATTGCAAAACCAGCTTTAACTTGTATAAAAGCAGTTTATAATAATGCATCTATTATAATTTCTATCGCCATACATGATGGCGTTTTTTATTTTTTCCAGTCTTTGTTTTCGACTGAGGCACTGCTTAACTTTTATCAATACGCATTTATTACAATACATTTTACAAGTTACCAAGACACCTTCTATTAGGATAAATTGTATGACAGGTTCATTATTCATCGTTACTGCCGCTTCAGGTACTGGCAAGACCTCACTGGTTAAGCAATTGCTTGCGACCACCAATGACTTGACTGTCAGCGTCTCTCACACCACTCGCGCACCACGTCCAGGCGAGATTGATGGTCAGCACTATCATTTCACAGATACCGATAGTTTTACCAATGGTATCAATGCGGGTCTATTTCTAGAGCATGCTGAAGTATTTGGTAACTATTATGGCACGTCAGAGGAAAGTGTCCGTACCCAGCTAGCAGCGGGTATTGACGTTATTTTGGAGATTGACTGGCAAGGCGCGACGCAAATCAGAAATATCTTTCCCGATGCCATTATGGTTTTTATTCTACCACCTAGCATTGCGACATTACGTCAACGTCTCTCAACTCGCGCGCAGGATTCTGTAGAAGTTATAGAGCACCGTCTAGCTGGCGCGGTCACCGAAATGGCACAATATGTGAATGCTGACTATGTAGTGATCAATGATAATTTTGATGTCGCCTTAGCTGAGCTAAAAGCCATTATCGTGGCCGACAGGCAGACACTTAGTCGTCAGCAGCAGCGCTATCATCGCACGATTAGCAACTTGCTAAACACTCAGGTAGAAGAGTAAACTACGCACAAGCAGCTAATCTCGTAAGTAGATATAAAAAGCAACTACGCGACTTGGCAAAAAATGCTATAATATTTAGCTATCCCCCTTTATATTTTTGATATTATTTTTATTGAGTGGCGGGCAAGGTCCGTTACTAATAAAAACAACCGAGGTAGCTATTTATGGCACGAGTGACGATTGAAGATTGTTTGGATAATGTTGATAATCGCTTTGAGCTAATTTTGGTCGCAAGCAAACGCGCCCGTCAATTGGCCAAAGGTATTGCCGAGCCGTTGGTTGACGTTGATAACGACAAGCCTACAGTATTGGCACTACGTGAAATTGCCGCTGGCAAAATCACACGCGACATCCTAAATCAGCCAGAGCATAATTTTGCTACTAGCTCATTAGATTTAGCATTGTCAGGCGACCACAGCTTCTAATAAGCTGTTTTGATAAGATGTACTTTATAAAGCCAATCGTGTTTTTATAAAATAAATACACATCTTGTTCAACTATAGAGACCACAGCATAGGCTGTGGTTTTTTGGTTGTAATAATAATGTATTGGCTATTTTGGTCACCATTTATCCCCAAAATAGACCACTGAGTGAAATTTTTTCATCGCCCACACGCTTATCAGTTGACATTGAAAGCGATTTGCGATTAATTAGAGAATGGCGTACTCATCCTTAAGTTTTGTATGGTAGGTCATTATTTAGCCTCCATTTGCTTCGGTAAGTGGCCCAACAAGTAGGTCATGGAAAATAGGATCATCATTTTATGAGTCAAACCCTACCCAAACTCAGTCATCACCTCGTCGATGATGCTCAATATAATTTACTACGTTCGGTAGGTTATCTCACTGCTGCTGAGCGCCGTGATATTGTTGATGCTTGTGAGTTCGGAGATATTGCGCACATTAAAGACAAGCGCAAATCAGGGGAACCTTATATCACGCATCCAATCGCTGTCGCTGAGATACTAGCGGGCTTTCGCTTAGATCGAGATACCATCATTGCAGCAATTTTGCATGATACGGTCGAAGACACCGAAGTCAGTGATGAGCAAATCAAGCAGCGTTATGGCGAAATTGTATCAAGACTGGTCGATGGTGTGACCAAGCTAAAGTCCTCTTCGCATAACAAGCAGCAGAATAAAGCAGCCACCTTTCATAAAATTCTGACCGCTACCCTCGCTGACCCGCGTGTACTCATTATCAAGCTTGCTGACCGTCTACATAATATGTCTACGCTTGATGCGGTACGGCCTGAGAAGCAGCGCACCACAGCTCAAGAAACCTTAGATTTTTATGTGCCATTTGCCCGATTAATGGGTCTGAATGATATTGCTGACTATATCGAAGTATTGTGTTATCGCAATTTAGACTCCGATATGTACAATAAACTGTCTGATAAACTGCTACAGCATGGGCTTGGACGAAACTTTCAAAGAGAGTCCATTCATCGTTATTTGAGTATCGTGCTAAATAACTTGGATCTCAATGGTCTGGTCAAGGTATTGGACAATCGCGTGGTCATATATCGTCAATTTTTCCGCAATCGCGGTGAGATTAATGCATTACTGCGCCATTATGCGTTTGAAATCGTCCTCGACAATATCGAAGCCTGCGACAAGCTGGCCTATTACTTAATCAAAAAATATCAGATTGATGATACCCATATTGCGGACAATATTCGTCGTCCGCTACCAGGTGGTAACCAATCCCTCACCCTCATCTATGAGCGTGACAATGACGTGGTAAAGGTCACTATATTGACTAAGCAAATGCAGAGCGCTGCAAGACTTGGTGTCATCGGGGCAGAACACGCGTCTGATGTTAGTCAGTCGGTTATCCAAGCGTCATTGCGCAACATGAAAGATTTAGTCGATGAAGATAATCTGAATGAAAACAGTCCTGATTTCTCAGCAGCAGTCTCTACCATCAATGAGCTGATGGATTATCTGCATTCTAGTAAAATCATTTGCTA includes:
- the ispH gene encoding 4-hydroxy-3-methylbut-2-enyl diphosphate reductase; this encodes MQIYLANPRGFCAGVDRAIAIVNEALTRFEPPIYVRHEVVHNKFVVSDLANRGAVFVEELHEVPDGSIVIFSAHGVSKAVEDEAERRDLTVFDATCPLVTKVHIEVAKFAQDGMDAVLIGHAGHPEVEGTMGRFNRRHGGQIHLVEDEGDVAALTVQDAERLAFVTQTTLSMDDTARVIDALREKFPSIQGPRKDDICYATQNRQDAVKDLASRCEVVLVVGSPNSSNSNRLRELAERMNCRAYLIDNASEMDKRWLDGVQSIGVTAGASAPEVLIQEVLQQLQDWGGDLPSELSGIEENVTFSLPKALRIPVTQVGK
- the htpG gene encoding molecular chaperone HtpG; this encodes MSEATQAEGLNPELKKHTFEAEVAQLLHLVTHSLYSNADIFVRELVSNASDACDKLRFEGTNDDSLYEDDGELKIRIAVDEAAKTITFTDNGIGMNEADAIENLGTIAKSGTKAFLDKLSESQKQDGQLIGQFGVGFYSGFIVADTISVESRKAGEPADKGVRWVSDGTGSFTVEPITKDTRGTAITLHLKEEYSEGEDNYLDRSKIKRLVNKYSDHISLPIQMRKEIWQEDVKEDENDDTPAGGEMVLTDEWETINKASALWTRSSSEIEDDEYVDFYKNISYDMDAPLTWTHNRVEGRVQYTQLLYIPKKAPVDLYTREQQHGLKLYVKRVFIMDEAEQLLPMYLRFVKGVIDSADLPLNVSRELLQESRDVKSIRDGNARRILTLLASLANSEDSDKQEKFAQFYAEFGDVIKEGLGEDAGNQERIAKLLRYATSTQDGLVTSFEDYKGRMKEGQKAIYYLTADNLAAAKNSPQLELFKKKGIEVILMTSRVDEWAMNFLTSFDETPLQNIAKGAVDLGDLQDEAEKAEAEKAQETLKPVVDKLKAALGERAKDVKVSTRLVDSPACLVVGEGELSPQMIQMLQQMGQDVPASKPTLEVNPDHPLIKKLESSEQFDDLAQVIFDQALLADGGQLDDPAAYLKRVNELLMR
- the gmk gene encoding guanylate kinase, yielding MTGSLFIVTAASGTGKTSLVKQLLATTNDLTVSVSHTTRAPRPGEIDGQHYHFTDTDSFTNGINAGLFLEHAEVFGNYYGTSEESVRTQLAAGIDVILEIDWQGATQIRNIFPDAIMVFILPPSIATLRQRLSTRAQDSVEVIEHRLAGAVTEMAQYVNADYVVINDNFDVALAELKAIIVADRQTLSRQQQRYHRTISNLLNTQVEE
- a CDS encoding RelA/SpoT family protein; this encodes MSQTLPKLSHHLVDDAQYNLLRSVGYLTAAERRDIVDACEFGDIAHIKDKRKSGEPYITHPIAVAEILAGFRLDRDTIIAAILHDTVEDTEVSDEQIKQRYGEIVSRLVDGVTKLKSSSHNKQQNKAATFHKILTATLADPRVLIIKLADRLHNMSTLDAVRPEKQRTTAQETLDFYVPFARLMGLNDIADYIEVLCYRNLDSDMYNKLSDKLLQHGLGRNFQRESIHRYLSIVLNNLDLNGLVKVLDNRVVIYRQFFRNRGEINALLRHYAFEIVLDNIEACDKLAYYLIKKYQIDDTHIADNIRRPLPGGNQSLTLIYERDNDVVKVTILTKQMQSAARLGVIGAEHASDVSQSVIQASLRNMKDLVDEDNLNENSPDFSAAVSTINELMDYLHSSKIICYSPQGRAYELPQGATALDFAYAVGPMIGNVAVGANIDGKAAKLGTVVKNGQSVEIEVNSHSEPKAEWLGFVVTNKAREEILRWFKDLSVADKQHHGRQALDRALRTHQKSFDDLTDADWKDLTEWRGLTEKDALFEQISSGTLLPQLVVTRLFSDELSDLQAKVHSDDMTQPQQLIANAAGVELDFANCCHPIYGDPIVGHLSRHGLVVHRHKCFSLDDIRKDNPYQVIQLRWRNDNAVKQGDIGEHDLKNSGKIRFPAYLKLSIALSDEQISEVIYHLRQLNMGVETVDVRNTDTIIHIVVRSRNHLAQGIRELRSLLGFPNIIRLYQL
- a CDS encoding thioesterase family protein; its protein translation is MTAYYKFIKRELQEDGVSVAHYQPTKHAQGAWNEHEQHMAPATGLLTAEINSFAPQPNTRIARVSLDILGLIPLDDFTITTRCIRPGKTIELVEAVMSSRGRDAIIARVWRLITQDTSEIAGLEDQPAEYKPEELPVWEGMKGWPGGFIESVSLVATEDRRAGRGMVWITNDLDMIEGEPTDDLVHLLGMVDTANGVVPRLGLGLSKLEWMFPNTDLQIHMHRSPKGRWLGIEAVQQYGDDGIGLTSAVLHDVYGPFGRSEQILTIRPMPR
- the rpoZ gene encoding DNA-directed RNA polymerase subunit omega; the encoded protein is MARVTIEDCLDNVDNRFELILVASKRARQLAKGIAEPLVDVDNDKPTVLALREIAAGKITRDILNQPEHNFATSSLDLALSGDHSF